A part of Gammaproteobacteria bacterium genomic DNA contains:
- the folE gene encoding GTP cyclohydrolase FolE2 produces MNDTSPIADVQSSPDTRHIAIDKVGIKDIRHPVRISERAGGEQHTIANFNMYVNLPHNFKGTHMSRFVEILNHHEREITPASFQEMLSEMLGTLEAEAGHIEMAFPYFVTKIAPVSGVRSLMDYEVTFIGEIHGKTPILWIKVIVPVTSLCPCSKKISRYGAHNQRSHVTVTVRTEGFIWIEELIDLVENQASCSLYGLLKRPDEKYVTERAYENPKFVEDMVRDVATQLNADQRISAYVVESENFESIHNHSAYAMIQTDKKIW; encoded by the coding sequence ATGAACGACACCTCTCCCATCGCTGATGTCCAGAGCAGCCCCGATACCCGGCACATTGCTATTGATAAGGTTGGCATTAAAGATATCCGCCACCCGGTTCGAATCAGTGAACGCGCTGGTGGTGAGCAGCACACTATCGCTAACTTCAATATGTACGTAAACCTGCCTCATAATTTCAAGGGTACGCACATGTCACGCTTCGTGGAGATTCTTAATCATCACGAACGCGAGATTACACCAGCCTCCTTTCAGGAAATGCTGAGTGAGATGCTTGGTACTTTGGAGGCGGAGGCTGGCCATATTGAGATGGCTTTCCCTTATTTTGTTACCAAGATTGCGCCCGTCTCCGGCGTTCGAAGCCTAATGGATTACGAGGTGACTTTCATTGGCGAAATTCATGGTAAGACGCCCATTCTGTGGATCAAAGTAATCGTACCGGTGACCAGTCTATGTCCCTGCTCCAAGAAGATCTCTCGTTACGGTGCCCATAACCAGCGTTCTCACGTTACCGTTACGGTACGCACCGAGGGATTCATCTGGATCGAAGAACTCATTGATCTTGTCGAAAATCAAGCCTCTTGCAGTTTATATGGCCTGCTCAAGCGCCCCGATGAGAAATACGTTACCGAACGTGCCTACGAGAATCCAAAATTTGTCGAAGATATGGTGCGCGACGTTGCGACCCAGCTCAACGCTGACCAGCGTATCAGCGCCTACGTAGTGGAGTCCGAAAACTTTGAATCGATTCACAACCACTCCGCATATGCAATGATTCAAACGGACAAGAAAATATGGTAA
- a CDS encoding hypothetical protein (Evidence 5 : Unknown function), which produces MGHSSTSLSAALGMTVAGADTHRKVVAVIGDGAMTAGMAFEALNHAGDLEADLLVVLNDNNMSIPPQCRGAFQLPRPYPLGTGLLDDA; this is translated from the coding sequence GTGGGTCATTCCAGCACCTCACTCAGCGCTGCCCTGGGAATGACGGTGGCCGGGGCCGATACCCATCGTAAAGTAGTGGCCGTTATTGGCGATGGAGCCATGACTGCGGGGATGGCCTTCGAGGCTCTGAACCATGCTGGCGACCTTGAGGCCGACCTGTTGGTAGTCCTCAACGACAACAATATGTCCATCCCCCCCCAATGTCGGGGCGCTTTCCAACTACCTCGCCCGTATCCTCTCGGGACGGGTCTACTCGACGATGCGTGA
- a CDS encoding hypothetical protein (Evidence 5 : Unknown function), whose product MAEDSPTSLLEQILFPDQLRLLPEADLPDLAAELRQFLIQSVGRTGGHLAASLGTVELTIALHYVFHTPEDRLVWDVGHQAYIHKILTGRSAAMATLRQKGGLPVFLGVMRALTIPLVWVIPAPHSALPWE is encoded by the coding sequence ATGGCCGAGGACAGCCCAACTTCCTTGCTTGAACAGATACTTTTCCCCGATCAGCTGCGCCTCTTGCCGGAGGCGGATCTCCCGGATTTGGCTGCGGAACTGCGACAGTTTCTGATCCAGTCCGTAGGACGCACCGGTGGCCACCTCGCGGCGAGCCTGGGGACGGTAGAACTGACCATTGCCTTGCACTACGTCTTCCACACCCCCGAAGACCGTTTGGTGTGGGACGTGGGTCATCAGGCGTATATCCATAAGATCCTTACGGGGCGTTCTGCCGCGATGGCCACTTTGCGCCAAAAGGGGGGATTGCCGGTTTTCCTCGGCGTGATGAGAGCCCTTACGATACCTTTGGTGTGGGTCATTCCAGCACCTCACTCAGCGCTGCCCTGGGAATGA
- a CDS encoding CRP/FNR family transcriptional regulator, cyclic AMP receptor protein, with amino-acid sequence MFQKISLFAGLTEDNLTTLRAHAVPKHYPRHTVVLSQGDETDSLYIIETGRVKVYVNDEDGREFILGTMTEGDYFGELALFDKGPRSASVMTLEPCRFWVIARHDFLGWAIARPEILMNLIQALVRRIRGLNEDIASLALLDVYGRVARVLLQRAVEVDQKQVIDRLTHQEIASMVGASREMVSRILKDLKQGGYIETDGKRIVIKDRLPHNW; translated from the coding sequence ATGTTCCAAAAGATCTCTCTGTTCGCTGGATTGACCGAAGACAACCTTACCACCCTGCGTGCCCATGCGGTGCCGAAGCATTATCCCCGGCATACAGTAGTGCTTAGCCAGGGGGATGAAACCGACTCCCTATATATCATCGAGACCGGTAGGGTGAAGGTCTATGTCAATGATGAGGATGGACGAGAATTTATCCTGGGAACAATGACGGAGGGAGATTACTTTGGTGAGCTGGCGTTGTTCGACAAGGGACCGCGCTCTGCCTCGGTAATGACCCTGGAACCCTGTCGTTTTTGGGTCATCGCTCGTCACGATTTCTTAGGCTGGGCTATCGCCCGTCCTGAAATTTTGATGAACCTCATCCAGGCCCTAGTCAGGCGTATCCGAGGTCTCAACGAGGATATCGCTAGTCTTGCCCTTCTGGATGTCTATGGACGGGTCGCTCGGGTGCTGTTGCAGCGTGCCGTGGAGGTCGATCAAAAACAGGTGATCGATCGCCTCACGCATCAGGAGATTGCCAGCATGGTCGGAGCCTCACGGGAGATGGTCAGCCGGATTCTTAAAGACCTTAAACAGGGAGGATATATTGAGACCGACGGTAAGCGCATCGTTATCAAGGATCGGTTACCGCACAATTGGTAG
- a CDS encoding hypothetical protein (Evidence 5 : Unknown function), giving the protein MGEMLQRSVLERNTLFQKNDKFFLKSYKSANLLYLRHTLPLLRGARRAPVS; this is encoded by the coding sequence ATGGGAGAGATGTTACAACGCTCCGTGCTCGAACGCAACACCCTTTTCCAAAAAAACGACAAATTTTTTCTAAAAAGCTACAAATCCGCCAATCTGTTGTATCTACGACACACTCTACCCCTCCTCAGAGGTGCCCGTCGAGCCCCGGTATCATAA